From one Pontibacillus sp. HMF3514 genomic stretch:
- the rpoC gene encoding DNA-directed RNA polymerase subunit beta', with protein MLDVNNFEYMKIGLASPDKIRSWSYGEVKKPETINYRTLKPEKDGLFCERIFGPTKDWECHCGKYKRVRYKGIVCDRCGVEVTKAKVRRERMGHLELAAPVSHIWYFKGIPSRMGLVLDMSPRALEEVIYFAAYVVTDTGDTALEKKQLLSEKEYRTYREKYGNTFHAAMGAEAIRKLLQGIDLEGEVETLKEELKTAQGQRRTRAIKRLEVLESFRGSGNDPSWMILDVLPVIPPELRPMVQLDGGRFATSDLNDLYRRVINRNNRLKRLLDLGAPTIIVQNEKRMLQEAVDALIDNGRRGRPVTGPGNRPLKSLSHMLKGKQGRFRQNLLGKRVDYSGRSVIVVGPSLKMYQVGLPKEMALELFKPFVMRELVDRGLAHNIKSAKRKIERIHPEVWDVLEDVIKEHPVLLNRAPTLHRLGIQAFEPTLVEGRAIRLHPLVCTAYNADFDGDQMAVHVPLSAEAQAEARILMLAAQNILNPKDGKPVVTPSQDMVLGNYYLTLEREDAIGEGKVFKDTEEALIAYQNGYVHLHTRVAVYAGSLQNQTFSQEQNEQLLLTTVGKLIFNEILPESFPYINEPTQENLEKATPEMYFIPRGTDVKEEIKKRDIVAPFKKGILGDIIAEVFKRFKISETSKMLDRMKDLGFAYSTKAGITVGVSDIVVLPEKQKILDEAQEKVDKVMKQFRRGLITDDERYDRVIAIWSAAKDDIQERLMKSLDPTNPIYMMSDSGARGNASNFTQLAGMRGLMANPSGKIIELPIKSSFREGLTVLEYFISTHGARKGLADTALKTADSGYLTRRLVDVAQDVIVREDDCGTDRGLEVESLTEGTEMIEPLIDRLIGRIAFKTVRHPESGEVMAKRNELITEDKAKQIVDAGVEKVVIRSVFTCSTRHGVCKKCYGRNLATGSEVEVGEAVGIIAAQSIGEPGTQLTMRTFHTGGVAGDDITQGLPRIQELFEARNPKGQAVISEIYGTVEDVAEVKDKLEITVQGEVEKRSYTAPYGARMKVSIGDSVIAGDALTEGSIDPKDLLKIQGMEGVEAYLLKEVQKVYRMQGVEIGDKHVEVMVRQMLRKIRVHDAGDTDVLPGSLLEIHQFKEANQTALVEGEQPAVGRPVLLGITKASLETDSFLSAASFQETTRVLTDAAIKGKRDELLGLKENVIIGKLVPAGTGMPRYRSIEPASDELTEDMKSAPEQPEEITQS; from the coding sequence TTGCTAGATGTTAATAATTTTGAATATATGAAGATAGGTTTAGCTTCTCCAGATAAGATCCGCTCATGGTCTTATGGTGAGGTTAAAAAACCAGAAACGATTAATTATCGTACGTTAAAGCCTGAAAAAGATGGATTGTTCTGTGAACGTATCTTTGGACCTACAAAGGATTGGGAATGTCATTGTGGGAAGTACAAACGAGTTCGTTATAAAGGGATCGTTTGTGACCGCTGTGGCGTTGAAGTAACAAAGGCGAAAGTTCGCCGTGAGCGTATGGGGCACTTAGAGTTAGCTGCCCCTGTCTCTCACATCTGGTACTTCAAAGGTATTCCAAGTCGTATGGGTCTTGTTCTAGATATGTCTCCACGTGCTCTAGAAGAAGTTATTTACTTTGCTGCTTACGTGGTAACAGATACAGGCGATACAGCACTTGAGAAAAAGCAGCTGCTTTCTGAAAAAGAATACCGTACGTATCGAGAAAAATATGGTAACACATTCCACGCTGCAATGGGTGCTGAAGCAATTCGTAAACTTCTTCAAGGTATTGATCTTGAAGGGGAAGTAGAAACGTTAAAAGAAGAGCTGAAAACAGCACAAGGTCAACGTCGTACTCGTGCTATTAAGCGCTTAGAAGTATTAGAGTCGTTCCGTGGTTCAGGAAATGACCCATCTTGGATGATCCTTGATGTGCTTCCTGTAATCCCACCTGAATTACGTCCAATGGTTCAGTTAGATGGTGGGCGTTTTGCGACATCTGACCTAAATGATTTATATCGTCGTGTGATTAATCGAAATAACCGTTTGAAACGCTTGTTAGACCTAGGAGCTCCTACGATTATCGTTCAAAACGAAAAACGTATGCTTCAAGAAGCAGTTGACGCACTAATAGACAATGGTCGTCGTGGTCGTCCTGTAACGGGGCCAGGTAACCGTCCATTGAAATCTCTTTCTCATATGCTGAAAGGTAAACAAGGACGTTTCCGTCAGAACCTTCTTGGTAAACGTGTTGACTACTCCGGTCGTTCCGTAATCGTAGTTGGACCAAGCTTGAAGATGTATCAAGTAGGTTTACCAAAAGAAATGGCTTTAGAATTATTTAAACCATTTGTAATGAGAGAACTTGTAGACCGAGGTCTTGCTCATAATATTAAATCAGCTAAACGCAAGATCGAGCGCATTCACCCAGAAGTATGGGATGTTCTAGAAGATGTTATTAAAGAACACCCAGTGCTATTAAACCGTGCGCCTACCTTGCACCGTTTAGGAATCCAGGCGTTTGAACCAACATTGGTTGAAGGGCGCGCAATTCGTCTTCACCCACTTGTATGTACAGCATATAACGCGGACTTTGACGGTGACCAAATGGCCGTACACGTTCCGTTATCAGCTGAAGCACAAGCAGAAGCTCGTATTCTTATGCTTGCTGCCCAGAACATCCTGAATCCTAAAGATGGTAAACCAGTTGTTACACCTTCACAGGATATGGTATTAGGTAACTATTACCTAACTCTTGAGCGTGAAGATGCAATTGGTGAAGGTAAAGTCTTTAAGGATACTGAAGAAGCTTTAATTGCTTATCAAAATGGTTATGTTCACCTACACACTCGTGTAGCTGTATATGCTGGATCGTTACAAAACCAGACATTTAGTCAAGAACAAAATGAACAACTTCTACTTACAACTGTAGGTAAGTTGATTTTCAATGAAATACTTCCTGAATCGTTCCCTTATATCAATGAACCGACACAGGAGAACTTAGAAAAAGCTACTCCAGAAATGTACTTCATTCCAAGAGGGACAGACGTTAAGGAAGAAATTAAAAAGCGTGATATTGTAGCACCATTCAAGAAAGGTATCCTAGGAGATATCATTGCAGAAGTGTTCAAACGCTTTAAGATCAGTGAAACATCTAAGATGCTTGACCGCATGAAGGATCTAGGTTTTGCTTACTCCACGAAGGCTGGTATTACAGTAGGTGTATCTGACATCGTTGTATTACCTGAAAAACAAAAGATTCTTGATGAAGCACAAGAAAAAGTCGACAAAGTTATGAAGCAATTCCGTCGTGGTTTAATCACGGATGACGAACGTTATGACCGTGTAATTGCGATTTGGTCTGCGGCTAAAGATGACATTCAAGAGCGTTTGATGAAATCCTTAGACCCAACCAACCCAATTTACATGATGAGTGACTCTGGTGCCCGTGGTAACGCGTCAAACTTCACTCAGCTTGCAGGTATGCGTGGTCTGATGGCGAACCCATCTGGTAAGATCATCGAACTACCGATCAAATCTAGCTTCCGTGAAGGTCTTACAGTACTTGAGTACTTTATTTCCACACACGGTGCTCGTAAAGGTCTAGCCGATACAGCCCTGAAAACAGCTGACTCAGGTTACCTGACACGTCGTCTTGTTGACGTTGCTCAAGATGTTATTGTCCGTGAAGATGATTGTGGAACAGACCGCGGTCTAGAAGTAGAGTCTCTAACTGAAGGGACAGAAATGATTGAGCCATTAATCGATCGTCTAATTGGACGTATTGCGTTCAAGACAGTTCGCCACCCAGAATCAGGTGAAGTAATGGCAAAACGTAATGAATTAATAACTGAAGATAAAGCAAAACAAATTGTTGATGCTGGTGTCGAGAAAGTTGTTATCCGTTCCGTATTCACATGTTCTACACGTCATGGTGTATGTAAGAAGTGTTACGGCCGTAACTTAGCAACTGGTTCTGAAGTAGAAGTAGGAGAAGCTGTAGGAATTATTGCAGCACAATCAATCGGTGAGCCAGGTACACAGCTTACGATGCGTACATTCCACACAGGTGGTGTAGCAGGAGATGACATTACACAAGGTCTTCCACGTATCCAAGAGTTGTTTGAAGCTCGTAATCCGAAAGGTCAGGCTGTAATCAGTGAAATCTACGGTACTGTAGAAGATGTTGCTGAAGTTAAGGATAAGCTTGAAATCACTGTTCAAGGTGAAGTAGAGAAACGTAGCTACACTGCACCTTATGGAGCTCGTATGAAAGTTTCAATTGGCGACTCTGTCATTGCAGGAGATGCTCTAACAGAAGGTTCCATTGATCCAAAAGACCTCCTTAAGATTCAAGGTATGGAAGGTGTAGAAGCTTACCTTCTAAAAGAAGTACAGAAGGTATATCGTATGCAGGGTGTTGAAATCGGTGATAAACACGTAGAGGTTATGGTTCGCCAGATGCTGCGTAAAATCCGAGTGCACGATGCAGGTGATACTGATGTGCTACCAGGTTCCTTACTTGAAATTCACCAATTTAAAGAAGCGAACCAAACAGCATTAGTAGAAGGAGAGCAACCAGCTGTTGGTCGTCCTGTCCTATTAGGTATTACGAAAGCATCCCTTGAAACAGATTCCTTCTTATCTGCAGCGTCCTTCCAGGAGACTACTCGTGTCCTAACAGATGCTGCGATTAAAGGTAAGCGCGATGAGCTTCTTGGCTTGAAAGAGAACGTTATTATTGGTAAGCTTGTTCCGGCTGGTACAGGAATGCCGAGATACCGTAGTATCGAGCCTGCTTCTGACGAATTAACTGAAGATATGAAATCTGCACCAGAGCAACCAGAAGAAATCACACAGTCTTAA
- the rpoB gene encoding DNA-directed RNA polymerase subunit beta, whose product MTGQLVQYGRHAQRRSYARINEVLDLPNLIEIQTASYDWFLEEGLKEMFKDISPIEDFTGNLSLEFVDYTLGEPKYPVDESKERDVTYSAPLRVKVRLLNKETGEVKEQEVFMGDFPLMTDTGTFIINGAERVIVSQLVRSPSVYFSPKVDKNGKKGYTATVIPNRGAWLEFETDAKDVAHVRIDRTRKLPITVLLRALGFGTDQEIIDLIGENEFLKNTLEKDNTENSEKALLEIYERLRPGEPPTVENAKSLLVSRFFDPKRYDLAHVGRYKINKKLHIKNRLFNQVLAETLVDPETGEVLANEGDKLDRRLLDKVLPYLSGQDENLGEADIEPQDGVLDEPIRIQSVKIIDPTDPEGEKTLNVISNGDVDNDTKNITPADILSAVSYFFNLLHDVGGTDDIDHLGNRRLRSVGELLQNQFRIGLSRMERVVRERMSIQDTASITPQQLINIRPVIASIKEFFGSSQLSQFMDQTNPLAELTHKRRLSALGPGGLTRERAGFEVRDVHYSHYGRMCPIETPEGPNIGLINSLSSYAKVNKFGFIETPFRRVDPETNKVTPQIDYLTADEEDNYVVAQANAKLEEDGSFTDDEVIARFRGENTAVKRDRVDYIDVSPKQVVSAATACIPFLENDDSNRSLMGANMQRQAVPLMEPESPTVGTGMEYVSGKDSGAAVLARHEGIVERVDAKEVLVRRISEVDGKEVQGDLDRYRLQKFIRSNQGTCYNQKPIVSTGDRVEKGEILADGPSMEKGELALGKNPLVAFMTWDGYNYEDAIIMSERLVKDDVYTSIHVEEYESEARDTKLGPEEITRDIPNVGEEALKNLDDRGIIRVGAEVTDGDLLVGKVTPKGVTELSAEERLLHAIFGEKAREVRDTSLRVPHGAGGIVLDVKIFNREDGDELPPGVNQLVRVYIVQKRKISEGDKMAGRHGNKGVISRILPEEDMPYLPDGTPVDVMLNPLGVPSRMNIGQVLEMHLGMAARELGIKVATPVFDGAREEDVWETLEEAGMARDAKTVLYDGRTGEPFDNRVSVGVMYMIKLAHMVDDKLHARSTGPYSLVTQQPLGGKAQFGGQRFGEMEVWALEAYGAAYTLQEILTVKSDDVVGRVKTYESIVKGSNVPEPGVPESFKVLIKELQSLGMDVKMLSSDESEIEMRDIEEEETQSAENLSIEEAEKNVE is encoded by the coding sequence TTGACAGGTCAACTAGTTCAGTATGGACGACATGCCCAACGCAGAAGTTATGCGCGCATCAATGAAGTGTTAGACTTACCAAATCTAATCGAAATTCAGACCGCTTCTTATGATTGGTTCTTAGAAGAAGGTTTGAAAGAAATGTTTAAGGACATTTCTCCAATCGAAGACTTTACAGGGAATCTTTCTCTTGAGTTTGTGGATTACACATTAGGAGAGCCAAAGTACCCTGTAGATGAATCTAAAGAGCGAGATGTCACCTATTCCGCTCCTCTTCGCGTAAAAGTTCGCTTGCTTAACAAGGAAACTGGCGAAGTGAAAGAGCAAGAAGTGTTTATGGGTGATTTCCCATTAATGACGGACACTGGTACTTTCATTATTAATGGTGCAGAACGTGTAATCGTTTCGCAGCTTGTTCGTTCACCAAGTGTGTACTTCAGCCCGAAGGTAGATAAGAACGGGAAGAAAGGGTACACAGCTACCGTTATTCCAAACCGCGGAGCTTGGTTAGAATTTGAAACAGATGCAAAGGATGTTGCGCACGTACGTATTGACCGTACTCGCAAACTTCCAATTACAGTTCTTTTACGTGCTTTAGGGTTTGGTACAGACCAGGAAATCATTGATCTAATTGGTGAAAATGAATTCCTTAAAAACACGCTAGAAAAAGATAATACGGAAAATAGCGAAAAAGCTCTATTAGAAATTTATGAGCGACTTCGCCCTGGTGAGCCACCAACCGTAGAAAATGCGAAGAGCTTATTAGTCTCTCGTTTCTTTGATCCAAAGCGCTATGACCTTGCACACGTTGGTCGTTATAAGATTAATAAGAAACTTCATATTAAAAACCGTCTCTTCAACCAAGTGCTAGCAGAAACACTAGTAGATCCTGAAACAGGTGAAGTGTTAGCTAATGAAGGCGATAAGTTAGATCGTCGCTTGTTAGATAAGGTTCTACCATATCTATCTGGCCAAGACGAAAACCTTGGTGAAGCTGACATTGAACCACAAGATGGGGTTTTAGATGAACCTATCAGAATTCAATCGGTTAAAATTATCGACCCAACTGATCCAGAAGGCGAAAAAACGCTTAATGTTATTAGTAATGGTGATGTTGATAATGATACGAAGAATATCACGCCGGCTGACATTCTATCAGCAGTAAGTTATTTCTTTAACTTATTACATGATGTTGGTGGAACAGATGACATTGACCACTTAGGTAACCGTCGTCTTCGTTCTGTAGGTGAATTACTTCAAAATCAATTCCGTATTGGTTTATCTCGTATGGAACGTGTTGTTCGTGAGCGTATGTCTATTCAAGACACAGCTTCAATCACGCCACAACAACTAATCAACATTCGTCCGGTAATCGCATCGATTAAAGAGTTCTTTGGTAGCTCACAGCTATCCCAGTTCATGGATCAGACGAACCCGCTTGCAGAATTAACGCATAAGCGTCGTCTATCTGCACTAGGACCTGGTGGTTTAACGCGTGAACGTGCTGGTTTCGAAGTTCGTGACGTACACTACTCTCACTATGGTCGTATGTGTCCGATCGAAACGCCGGAAGGACCGAACATCGGCTTGATTAACTCTCTATCAAGTTATGCAAAGGTTAATAAATTTGGTTTCATAGAAACACCTTTCCGTCGCGTAGATCCTGAGACGAACAAAGTAACACCGCAAATCGACTATCTTACAGCTGACGAAGAGGACAACTATGTTGTTGCTCAGGCTAACGCCAAGCTAGAAGAAGATGGATCCTTTACAGATGATGAAGTTATTGCTCGTTTCCGTGGTGAAAACACGGCTGTAAAACGTGACCGTGTCGATTACATTGACGTTTCTCCGAAGCAGGTTGTATCTGCTGCGACTGCATGTATTCCGTTCTTAGAGAACGATGACTCCAACCGTTCCCTAATGGGTGCGAACATGCAACGTCAGGCAGTACCATTGATGGAACCGGAATCTCCAACTGTAGGTACAGGAATGGAGTACGTTTCTGGTAAAGACTCAGGTGCTGCTGTTCTTGCGCGTCATGAAGGAATTGTAGAACGTGTAGATGCGAAAGAAGTACTTGTTCGTCGCATCTCTGAAGTAGATGGCAAAGAGGTACAAGGTGACCTTGATCGCTATCGTTTACAGAAATTTATCCGTTCCAACCAAGGAACTTGTTATAATCAGAAGCCAATTGTCAGCACGGGCGATCGTGTTGAAAAAGGTGAAATTTTAGCTGATGGTCCATCGATGGAAAAAGGTGAGCTTGCTCTAGGTAAAAACCCACTTGTAGCATTTATGACATGGGATGGGTATAACTACGAGGATGCCATCATCATGAGCGAACGTCTTGTAAAAGATGATGTTTACACATCTATTCATGTTGAAGAATATGAATCAGAAGCTCGTGATACAAAGTTAGGACCAGAAGAAATCACACGTGATATTCCAAACGTAGGTGAAGAGGCTCTTAAGAACCTTGATGATCGCGGAATCATCCGTGTTGGTGCAGAAGTAACGGATGGAGACCTACTTGTAGGTAAAGTAACGCCTAAAGGTGTAACAGAACTATCAGCAGAAGAACGTCTATTACACGCTATCTTTGGTGAAAAAGCACGGGAGGTTCGTGACACTTCCTTACGCGTTCCACACGGAGCTGGCGGAATTGTTCTAGATGTGAAGATCTTCAACCGTGAAGATGGCGACGAACTTCCTCCAGGAGTAAATCAACTTGTACGTGTTTATATCGTACAAAAGCGTAAGATCTCTGAAGGGGATAAAATGGCTGGACGTCACGGTAACAAGGGTGTTATCTCTCGTATTTTACCTGAAGAAGACATGCCTTATTTACCAGACGGAACACCAGTAGATGTCATGTTAAACCCTCTCGGTGTACCTTCTCGTATGAACATTGGTCAGGTACTTGAAATGCACCTTGGTATGGCAGCTCGAGAGCTAGGTATCAAAGTAGCAACACCAGTATTTGATGGTGCTCGTGAGGAAGATGTTTGGGAAACACTTGAAGAAGCTGGAATGGCAAGAGACGCGAAAACAGTCCTTTACGACGGACGTACGGGTGAGCCATTCGATAACCGTGTATCAGTAGGTGTCATGTATATGATTAAACTTGCTCACATGGTTGATGACAAGCTTCACGCTCGTTCAACTGGACCATATTCACTTGTTACGCAACAGCCGTTGGGTGGTAAAGCTCAATTCGGTGGACAGCGTTTTGGTGAGATGGAGGTATGGGCACTTGAAGCATATGGTGCTGCTTATACACTACAAGAAATCCTTACAGTTAAATCGGATGACGTAGTTGGACGTGTGAAAACGTATGAATCGATCGTTAAAGGATCAAATGTTCCAGAACCTGGCGTACCTGAATCCTTCAAAGTATTAATTAAGGAGCTTCAGAGCTTAGGTATGGATGTTAAGATGCTATCCTCTGACGAGTCAGAAATCGAAATGCGTGATATCGAAGAAGAAGAAACACAATCCGCTGAAAACCTTAGCATTGAGGAAGCTGAAAAAAACGTTGAATAA
- a CDS encoding 50S ribosomal protein L7ae-like protein, translating to MSYDKVAQAKPNIVIGTKQAMKAMKHGKVNEVIIADDADQQVTVKVLRLAHELATPVSQVDSKEKLGRACGIDVGAAVVAIKQ from the coding sequence ATGTCTTATGATAAAGTAGCACAGGCTAAGCCGAATATTGTAATCGGAACTAAGCAAGCCATGAAAGCAATGAAACATGGCAAAGTCAATGAAGTTATCATTGCTGATGATGCTGATCAGCAAGTAACTGTTAAAGTGCTGCGACTCGCTCACGAGTTAGCAACTCCTGTATCGCAAGTTGATTCTAAAGAGAAACTTGGAAGAGCATGTGGTATTGATGTGGGGGCAGCTGTAGTGGCGATAAAGCAATAA
- the rpsG gene encoding 30S ribosomal protein S7: MPRKGPVPKRDVLPDPMYNSKLVTRLINQIMIDGKRGKAQKILYSAFELVQERSGNDAMETFEQALKNVMPVLEVRARRVGGSNYQVPVEVRPERRQALGLRWLVNYSRLRGEKTMEERLANEILDAANNTGAAVKKREDVHKMAEANKAFAHYRW, from the coding sequence ATGCCACGTAAAGGACCAGTACCAAAGCGTGATGTATTGCCGGACCCAATGTACAACTCTAAGCTTGTAACGCGCTTAATCAACCAAATCATGATTGATGGTAAACGCGGAAAAGCACAGAAAATTCTATATAGCGCATTCGAACTTGTTCAAGAGCGTAGCGGTAACGATGCTATGGAAACATTCGAACAAGCACTTAAAAACGTAATGCCAGTACTAGAAGTTAGAGCACGACGTGTAGGTGGATCTAACTATCAGGTACCAGTAGAAGTACGTCCGGAACGTCGTCAAGCACTAGGACTTCGTTGGTTAGTAAACTATTCCCGTCTTCGCGGTGAGAAGACTATGGAAGAGCGTTTAGCTAATGAAATTCTTGATGCAGCGAACAACACTGGCGCAGCTGTTAAGAAGCGCGAAGATGTTCACAAGATGGCTGAAGCGAACAAAGCTTTCGCTCACTATCGTTGGTAA
- a CDS encoding class I SAM-dependent methyltransferase — protein MAEHYFSKNPGSKSTPKQWSFTLRGKDLNLSTDQGVFSKNEVDFGSRTLIESFEEPSVDGEFLDLGCGYGPIGISLAKDFPNRNIVMVDVNERAIELSELNAEQNGATNVEILQSDRFQALEGRSFASILTNPPIRAGKKTVHDMLEESFHHLLPSGELWVVMQKKQGAPSAQKLLQDLFGHVDVVKRNKGYYILKAKKFDSVFSV, from the coding sequence ATGGCTGAACATTACTTTTCAAAAAATCCCGGATCGAAGAGTACTCCGAAACAATGGTCCTTTACGTTAAGAGGGAAAGACCTAAATCTTAGCACGGATCAAGGAGTATTTTCTAAAAATGAAGTAGATTTTGGTTCGAGAACATTAATTGAATCTTTCGAAGAACCGAGTGTAGACGGAGAATTTCTTGATCTAGGCTGTGGTTACGGTCCGATTGGTATATCCCTTGCAAAGGATTTTCCTAATCGTAACATTGTTATGGTGGATGTGAATGAACGTGCGATAGAGCTTTCAGAACTGAACGCCGAACAAAATGGTGCGACCAATGTAGAAATCCTGCAAAGCGATCGTTTCCAGGCACTCGAAGGTCGTTCTTTTGCCTCAATACTAACCAACCCGCCTATACGTGCTGGAAAAAAGACAGTTCATGATATGTTGGAGGAGAGCTTTCATCATCTTCTTCCGTCAGGCGAATTGTGGGTTGTTATGCAAAAGAAACAAGGAGCGCCATCTGCTCAAAAATTGTTACAAGATTTATTTGGTCATGTTGACGTAGTAAAACGAAATAAAGGCTATTACATTCTTAAAGCAAAAAAGTTTGACTCGGTATTTTCTGTGTGA
- the rplJ gene encoding 50S ribosomal protein L10, which translates to MSRIIEHKKQIVSDIAEKLQNSKSTILVDYRGLDVEAVSSLREQLREAGVEFKVYKNTMTRRATAEANLTDLDETLQGPTALAFSADDAVAPAKIINNFAKENNNLEIKGGVVEGYVASLEQIKELAELPNHEGLVSMLLSVLQAPMRNFALATKAVAEQKEEQGA; encoded by the coding sequence ATGAGCAGAATCATAGAGCACAAAAAGCAAATTGTGTCTGACATTGCTGAGAAGCTTCAAAATAGTAAATCTACAATCCTAGTCGATTATCGTGGCCTAGATGTAGAAGCTGTTTCAAGCCTTCGCGAACAGTTGCGTGAAGCTGGTGTAGAATTCAAAGTTTACAAAAACACGATGACTCGCCGTGCAACTGCAGAAGCAAACCTTACAGATCTTGATGAAACATTGCAAGGACCAACTGCACTTGCTTTCAGTGCGGACGATGCAGTAGCTCCTGCGAAAATCATCAATAACTTTGCTAAGGAAAACAATAACCTTGAGATCAAAGGTGGCGTAGTTGAAGGTTATGTAGCTTCCCTTGAACAAATCAAGGAACTTGCAGAACTTCCAAACCACGAAGGTCTTGTATCTATGCTACTATCTGTACTTCAAGCACCAATGCGCAACTTCGCGCTTGCTACGAAGGCAGTGGCGGAACAAAAAGAAGAACAGGGCGCTTAA
- the rplL gene encoding 50S ribosomal protein L7/L12 translates to MTKEQIIDAIKEMNVLELNDLVKAIEEEFGVTAAAPVAVAGGGGEEAAEEQTEFDVILEDAGSSKIKVVKAVREITGLGLKDAKDLVDNTPKPIKEGVSKEEAEEMKTQLEETGAKIELK, encoded by the coding sequence ATGACTAAAGAACAAATCATCGACGCGATTAAAGAAATGAACGTTCTTGAACTTAACGATCTTGTAAAAGCAATTGAAGAAGAATTTGGAGTAACTGCTGCTGCACCTGTAGCTGTAGCTGGCGGAGGCGGCGAAGAAGCTGCTGAAGAGCAAACTGAATTTGACGTAATCCTAGAAGACGCTGGTTCTTCTAAGATTAAAGTTGTTAAAGCAGTTCGTGAAATCACTGGTCTTGGTCTTAAAGATGCTAAAGATCTAGTTGACAACACTCCAAAACCAATCAAAGAAGGCGTTTCTAAAGAAGAAGCTGAAGAAATGAAAACTCAGCTTGAAGAAACTGGCGCTAAGATCGAACTTAAGTAA
- the rpsL gene encoding 30S ribosomal protein S12, which translates to MPTINQLVRKGRVSKTSKSDSPALNKGYNSFKKQFTDLSSPQKRGVCTRVGTLTPKKPNSALRKYARVRLTNSIEVTAYIPGIGHNLQEHSVVLIRGGRVKDLPGVRYHIVRGALDTAGVEGRMQGRSKYGTKKPKK; encoded by the coding sequence ATGCCTACTATTAACCAATTAGTACGTAAAGGACGCGTTTCTAAGACGTCTAAGTCTGACTCACCAGCATTGAATAAAGGTTACAATAGCTTCAAAAAGCAATTCACTGACCTTTCTTCTCCACAAAAGCGTGGTGTTTGTACACGTGTTGGTACGCTAACACCAAAGAAACCAAACTCCGCACTTCGTAAATATGCTCGTGTACGTCTTACAAACAGCATTGAGGTAACTGCGTATATTCCTGGTATCGGCCACAACCTACAAGAGCACAGCGTTGTTCTTATCCGTGGCGGTCGTGTAAAGGACTTACCAGGTGTGCGTTATCACATTGTTCGTGGTGCGCTTGATACTGCAGGTGTTGAAGGCCGTATGCAAGGTCGTTCTAAATACGGTACGAAAAAACCTAAAAAATAA